CCTTCAGCGCGGCGGCCGCGACCCGGGTCAGGCGATGGACCCGCGTGGCGATCGTGCGCAGGCCATCCGCGCCGTGCCAGACGGCGAAGAAGCCGGCCATCACCGCGAGCAGCGCCTGCGCGGTGCAGATATTGCTCATCGCCTTCTCGCGCCGGATGTGCTGCTCGCGGGTCTGCAGCGCCATTCGCAGCGCCGGGGCGCCGTGACGGTCGCGCGACACGCCGATGATGCGTCCCGGCACGTTTCGGCGATGATCTTCGTGGGTCGCGAGGAACGCCGCGTGGGGCCCGCCGTAGCCCATCGGTACGCCGAAGCGCTGGGCCGAACCGACGACCACGTCGGCTCCCATCTCGCCCGGCGGCTTGAGCAACGCCAGCGAAAGCAGGTCGGCGGCCACGGCGGCCAGTGCGTCGTTCTCGTGAGCCAGGCCGATCACGGTCTCCGGGTTTCCGAGACGGCCTCCGGCTCCCGGATACTGGACGAGCAGGCCGAAGAAGTCGCCCGCCGCCGCGTCCCGTTCGAGGTCGTCGGAGACGATGACGTCGATGCCGAGCGGTTCGGCGCGGGTGCGCATCACGTCGATGGTCTGGGGCAGCGCATCGGCGTCGACCAGGAAGCGCTGGGACGGGTTCTTGCGAGCGATGCGGCGCATCATGGTCATCGCCTCGGCCGCCGCCGTCGCTTCGTCGAGCAACGAGGCGTTGGCCAGACCCATGCCGGTCAGGTCCATGACCGCCTGCTGGAAGTTCAGCAGTCCCTCGAGCCGGCCTTGCGAGATTTCGGCCTGGTAAGGCGTATAGGCGGTGTACCAGCCGGGGTTCTCGAGCACGTTGCGCAGGATCACCGGCGGCACGTGGGTCGGGTGGTAGCCGAGCCCGATCATGCTGTGCAGCACGGTGTTGCGGTCCGCCATGTCGCGGAGTCGGGCCAGCACCTGCGCTTCGTTCCGCGCAGCGGCCAGGTCCAGCGGACGCTCGGCGCGGATGCTGCCGGGCGTGGCCTCGGTGATCAACGCATCGAGCGATTCCAGGCCCAGCGTGCCGAGCATCGCCTGGACATCGTCGTCGCGCGGACCGATGTGACGGCCGACGAACTCGGCGCGGTCCTCGAGCGCTTTCAGCGAAGCGCCGAGTGCGGAACTCTTGCTGGACATGCTGGACATTCAGGCAACCCCGAAGAAGGAATGGAAATAGTGATCGACCAGAAGGATCGCGAACAGCGCCATCAGGTAGATCACGGAATAGTGGAAGAACGCCATCGGCAGCTGCTCGCTGCGGCTGATCATCAGCGCGATCGCATAGCCGAGGAAGCCGGCATTGAGCACCAGGCTGCCGGCCAGGTAGACCCATCCGCTCATCCCGGTCAGGAACGGCAGCAGGGTGACCAGGACCAGGAAGATCGAGTAGAACAGGATCTGCCAGCGGGTGAACGGAACCCCGTGGGTCACCGGCAGCATCGGCAGGCCGACGCCGGCGTAGTCTTCGCGCCGGTAGATCGCCAGCGCCCAGAAATGCGGCGGTGTCCAGACGAAGATGATCAGGAACAGGATCAGCGCGTAGGCGTGCACCTCGCCGGTGACCGCGACCCAGCCCAGGACAGGGGGTGCCGCACCCGCGGCCCCGCCGATGACGATGTTCTGCGACGTGGCGCGCTTGAGCCAGACGGTGTAGATCAGGGCGTAGCCGATCAGGCTGAAGAAGGTCAGCACCGCGGTCAGCCAGTTGACGCCGACGACCAGCATGACCATGGAGATCACGGCCAGGGCCAGCGCGAAGGCGACGACCTCGCCCTCGGTCAGCGCGCGATTCGGTAGCGGCCGGTGCCGTGTCCGCGTCATCCGCGCGTCGATCCGTCGGTCGAGCAGGTGGTTCAGGGCGGCCGCCGACGCGGCCGCGAGCCCGATGCCGAGGCTGCCAAGGACCAGCGGTTGCAGGGGGATCATGCCGGGGGTGGCCAGCGCCATGCCGACGACCGCGGTGAACACGATCAGGGCGACGACCTTGA
Above is a genomic segment from Halomonas denitrificans containing:
- the cyoE gene encoding heme o synthase; translated protein: MSAATRKLSAFLGLCKLKVVALIVFTAVVGMALATPGMIPLQPLVLGSLGIGLAAASAAALNHLLDRRIDARMTRTRHRPLPNRALTEGEVVAFALALAVISMVMLVVGVNWLTAVLTFFSLIGYALIYTVWLKRATSQNIVIGGAAGAAPPVLGWVAVTGEVHAYALILFLIIFVWTPPHFWALAIYRREDYAGVGLPMLPVTHGVPFTRWQILFYSIFLVLVTLLPFLTGMSGWVYLAGSLVLNAGFLGYAIALMISRSEQLPMAFFHYSVIYLMALFAILLVDHYFHSFFGVA